One genomic region from Opisthocomus hoazin isolate bOpiHoa1 chromosome Z, bOpiHoa1.hap1, whole genome shotgun sequence encodes:
- the RNF20 gene encoding E3 ubiquitin-protein ligase BRE1A, with protein sequence MSGIGNKRTAGEPGPSAPPEKKAGVEDSGTTVETIKLGGVSSTEEMDIRTLQTKNRKLAEMLDQRQAIEDELREHIEKLERRQATDDASLLIINRYWNQFDENIRIILKHFDLDQGLGDLLSERKALVVPEPEPDSDSNQERKDERERGEGLEPAFSFLATLASSTSEEIESQLQERVESSRRAVAQIVTMYDKLQEKVDVLSHKLNSGDISVMEEAVLELNSYLSHENGRLQELADVLQEKHRIMSQEFSKLQERVETAESRVSVLETMIDDLQWDIDKIRKREQRLNRHLADVLERVNSKGYKVYGAGSSLYGGTITINARKFEEMNAELEENKELAGNRLSELEELRQDLEEVTTQNEKLKVELRRAVEEAVKETPEYRCMQSQFSVLYNESLQLKAHLDEARTLLHGTRTTHQRQVELIERDEVSLHKKLRTEVIQLEDTLAQVRKEYEMLRIEFEQTLAANEQAGPINREMRHLISSLQNHNHQLKGEVLRYKRKLREAQSDLSKIRSRSGSTLLQSQSSTEDTKEEPPEIKQEPDDPSAQVSVPKAASEDVNEMKARRDEEERERERREREREREKEKEKEREREKEKEKEREREKQKQKESEKERESKEKEKGKHEDGRKKEAEVIKQLKAELKKAQESQKEMKLLLDMYRSAPKEQRDKVQLMAAEKKAKAELEELRQRVKELEDKEKKESKKMADEDALRKIRAVEEQIEYLQKKLAMAKQEEEALLSEMDVTGQAFEDMQEQNIRLMQQLREKDDANFKLMSERIKSNQIHKLLKEEKEELADQVLTLKTQVDAQLQVVRKLEEKEHLLQSSIGTGEKELGLRTQALEMNKRKAMDAAQLADDLKAQLELAQKKLHDFQDEIVENRVTREKEMFNFKRAEEDISRLRRKLETTKKPDMVPNCDEILMEEIKDYKARLTCPCCNMRKKDAVLTKCFHVFCFECVKTRYDTRQRKCPKCNAAFGANDFHRIYIG encoded by the exons ATGTCTGGAATTGGCAATAAACGGACAGCTGGAGAGCCTGGCCCTTCTGCAcctccagagaagaaggcaggggtTGAAGATTCAGGGACCACTGTGGAGACCATTAAGCTTGGTGGCGTTTCTTCAACG GAGGAGATGGACATCCGGACCCTACAGACCAAGAACCGGAAACTAGCGGAGATGCTGGACCAGCGGCAAGCCATTGAAGATGAGCTACGGGAGCACATTGAGAAGCTGGAACGTCGGCAGGCCACTGATGATGCCTCTTTGCTGATTATCAATCGGTACTGGAATCAG TTTGATGAAAATATCCGCATCATCCTTAAGCACTTCGACCTGGACCAGGGTCTTGGAGACCTCTTGTCTGAAAGAAAAGCACTGGTTGTACCGGAGCCTGAACCAGACTCAGACAGTAATCAGGAGCGCAAAGATGAGAGGGAACGAG GTGAAGGACTGGAGCCGGCATTCTCCTTCCTAGCCACTCTAGCAAGCAGCACTAGTGAGGAGATAGAATCTCAGCTGCAGGAACGTGTAGAGTCCTCCCGCCGTGCTGTTGCCCAGATCGTGACAATGTATGACAAGCTGCAGGAGAAAGTGGACGTGCTGTCCCACAAGCTGAACAGTGGAG ATATTTCAGTGATGGAAGAAGCAGTCCTGGAGCTTAATAGCTACCTCTCACATGAAAATGGACGTCTGCAAGAGCTGGCTGATGTTCTTCAGGAGAAGCACCGAATCATGTCTCAGGAG TTTTCCAAGCTGCAAGAGAGAGTGGAGACAGCAGAATCTCGGGTGTCTGTTCTGGAGACTATGATTGATGACCTTCAGTGGGATATTGACAAGATACGTAAGAGGGAACAGAGGCTGAACCGGCACTTAGCAGATGTTCTGGAACGG GTAAATTCCAAAGGCTACAAGGTCTATGGAGCTGGAAGCAGCCTCTATGGGGGCACGATCACCATTAATGCCCGCAAG TTTGAGGAGATGAATGCAGAGCTGGAAGAGAATAAAGAGCTTGCTGGGAATCGCCTTAGTGAGTTGGAGGAACTACGCCAGGATCTTGAGGAAGTAACAACACAGAATGAAAAACTCAAG GTTGAGCTGCGACGAGCAGTGGAAGAGGCTGTGAAGGAGACCCCAGAATATCGCTGCATGCAGTCCcaattttctgttttgtataaTGAGAGTCTCCAGCTGAAGGCACATCTTGATGAGGCGCGCACTCTGCTTCATGGTACCCGCACCACACACCAGCGCCAGGTGGAACTAATTGAG AGGGATGAGGTCAGTCTTCACAAGAAACTACGCACAGAGGTAATTCAGCTAGAGGACACCCTGGCACAAGTCCGCAAAGAATATGAGATGTTGAGGATAGAGTTTGAGCAGACACTTGCTGCCAATGAACAAGCAG GCCCAATTAATCGGGAGATGCGTCATCTCATCAGCAGCCTCCAAAATCACAACCACCAGCTGAAGGGAGAGGTGTTAAGATACAAGCGCAAACTGAGAGAGGCCCAATCTGACTTGAGCAAG ATCCGCTCTCGCAGTGGTAGTACCCTTTTACAGTCCCAGTCCAGCACTGAAGACACAAAGGAGGAACCTCCAGAAATAAAGCAGGAACCTGATGATCCTTCTGCTCAAGTGTCTGTCCCCAAGGCTGCTTCTGAGGATGTTAATGAAATGAAGGCCAGGCGAGATGAAGAGGAACGGGAGCGAGAGAGacgggagagggagagagaacgagagaaagagaaagagaaggagagagagcgagagaaagagaaggaaaaggaacgAGAGCgggaaaagcagaagcagaaggaatctgagaaggagagagagtccaaagagaaggagaaggggaaacatgaagatggaagaaagaaggaggcTGAAGTGATCAAGCAGTTGAAGGCTGAGCTCAA AAAGGCCCAGGAGAGCCAGAAGGAGATGAAGCTGTTGCTAGATATGTACCGCTCTGCTCCCAAAGAGCAGAGAGACAAAGTGCAGCTGATGGCGGCTGAGAAGAAGGCAAAAGCTGAG CTGGAAGAACTGAGGCAGAGGGTGAAAGAATTGgaagacaaggagaaaaaagagagtaaAAAGATGGCTGATGAGGATGCTCTCCGCAAGATCCGAGCAGTGGAGGAACAAATTGAGTATTTACAGAAGAAACTAGCCATGGCCAAACAG gaggaggaggcccTGCTGTCGGAAATGGATGTCACAGGCCAAGCCTTTGAAGACATGCAGGAGCAGAACATCCGCCTGATGCAGCAGCTGCGGGAGAAGGATGATGCCAACTTCAAGCTGATGTCAGAACGCATCAAGTCCAACCAGATCCACAAGTTGctgaaagaggagaaggaggagctggCAGACCAAGTTTTGACACTGAAGACACAG GTGGATGCCCAGCTGCAGGTTGTACGTAAGCTGGAGGAGAAGGAACACTTACTGCAAAGCAGTATTGGAACAGGCGAGAAGGAACTAGGTCTCCGAACACAGGCCCTGGAAATGAACAAACGCAAG GCCATGGATGCAGCCCAGCTTGCGGATGATCTGAAAGCCCAGCTGGAGCTGGCTCAGAAGAAGTTACATGACTTCCAGGATGAGATTGTGGAAAACAGAGTAACTAGAGAGAAGGAGATGTTCAACTTCAAAAGGGCTGAG gagGATATTTCTAGGTTACGCAGGAAGCTGGAGACCACTAAGAAGCCTGACATGGTTCCCAACTGTGATGAGATATTGATGGAAGAAATCAAGGATTACAAG GCCCGCCTGACCTGCCCATGCTGTAACATGCGCAAAAAGGATGCTGTGCTCACAAAGTGCTTTCATGTCTTCTGTTTTGAGTGTGTGAAAACACGCTATGACACCCGGCAGCGTAAGTGCCCCAAGTGCAATGCTGCCTTTGGTGCCAATGACTTCCATAGGATCTACATCGGTTGA